One window of Robiginitalea biformata HTCC2501 genomic DNA carries:
- a CDS encoding DUF4249 domain-containing protein, whose protein sequence is MPKLLRATARVPKLLRAAVWLPVLLLLPQLGCVEEVDIETDDASIQQARNALVVEATLTDEQRTQEVLLSRAADFENDSIVEFDEEDPSTYIIPDLDPANRPILYETGATVTVTDDSGTVYPFVEGDPGRYFSQAPFAAQPGRSYQLRITLRGGQRIVSELETLAGTATLDDLRAERASDPLQGEGIRFLVDGTSIGGSDAFFRYTFEETFRVVAPLWSPQEFVLSDYDPCADPVEYTLEIVNRTEENQVCYRTEASSAIVQASTAGLAGGRLRNFPVHFLSRDTYKIAERYSIRVRQLVENREAYSYYDRLRNFSQEGNVFAQVQPGFLQGNLQPEGAAPLLVIGYFSVASVSEERIFLNYEDYFPGEPEPPFLVPCSLLSSPEAHPTYCPAEPVLGGSGGGCPLSVIELLDLGGLISYYSDNNETVVTSCAGPHVYVPRVCGDCTVLGSNQAPDFWIE, encoded by the coding sequence TTGCCGAAGCTCCTTAGGGCGACTGCCCGGGTGCCGAAGCTCCTGAGGGCGGCTGTCTGGTTGCCGGTACTTCTGTTGTTGCCCCAACTGGGTTGCGTGGAAGAAGTGGATATAGAAACAGATGATGCGAGTATTCAGCAGGCGCGCAATGCGCTCGTGGTAGAGGCAACCCTCACGGATGAGCAACGCACCCAGGAGGTATTGCTTTCGCGCGCAGCCGATTTTGAAAACGACAGCATCGTGGAATTTGACGAAGAGGACCCCAGCACGTACATCATCCCCGACCTGGATCCGGCCAACCGCCCCATTTTATATGAAACCGGGGCCACCGTGACTGTGACGGATGATTCCGGCACGGTGTATCCATTTGTGGAAGGCGACCCCGGGAGGTATTTCTCCCAGGCACCCTTTGCCGCCCAGCCCGGGCGCAGCTATCAATTGCGGATTACGCTCCGGGGCGGCCAGCGGATCGTCTCAGAATTGGAAACCCTGGCCGGAACAGCCACCCTGGACGACCTGCGGGCGGAACGCGCCAGCGACCCGTTGCAGGGTGAGGGCATCCGCTTTCTGGTGGACGGTACGTCCATCGGTGGTTCGGATGCTTTTTTCCGGTACACCTTCGAGGAAACCTTCCGGGTGGTAGCCCCGCTCTGGAGCCCGCAGGAATTTGTGCTCAGCGATTACGACCCCTGTGCCGATCCGGTGGAGTACACCTTGGAAATCGTCAACCGGACGGAGGAAAACCAGGTCTGTTACCGCACCGAAGCCTCCAGCGCGATCGTACAGGCCTCTACCGCGGGCCTCGCCGGGGGGCGGTTGCGGAATTTTCCGGTGCATTTCCTCTCCCGGGATACCTATAAAATTGCCGAACGCTACAGTATCCGGGTACGCCAGCTGGTTGAAAACCGGGAGGCCTATTCGTACTATGACCGCCTGCGGAACTTCTCCCAGGAAGGGAATGTATTTGCCCAGGTTCAGCCTGGGTTCCTGCAGGGCAACCTGCAACCCGAAGGAGCGGCCCCCCTGTTGGTGATTGGGTATTTCTCGGTGGCTTCGGTGAGCGAAGAACGGATTTTCCTGAATTATGAAGATTATTTCCCGGGGGAGCCCGAACCGCCGTTTCTCGTACCCTGTTCGCTCTTATCCTCCCCGGAGGCCCATCCCACCTATTGCCCGGCGGAACCGGTCCTGGGTGGATCGGGAGGTGGCTGCCCGCTTTCCGTAATAGAGTTGCTGGACCTGGGGGGCCTGATCAGCTATTACTCGGACAACAATGAAACCGTGGTGACTTCCTGCGCCGGTCCCCATGTTTACGTGCCCCGGGTTTGCGGGGACTGCACGGTGTTGGGGAGCAACCAGGCCCCGGATTTTTGGATTGAATGA
- a CDS encoding TonB-dependent receptor — translation MSETFRSGIPSQVYSRLFLILAICILASAPVRAQQPPDTLRMDFAFTGMKPVDALKELSRQQQLTIFYVADWLPDSPLSRSYRDATMGDILDDLLTGTELNYFRYDSHTIALTRNSRIYDELPEGFFGTPIERRPENDEPSRPPAPLPIFVSEETQPEERQVETVRIGRQTPGQAADLYTLEGYVRERESRMPVADVAILITNRGLGTATDANGYYRLELPPGLQELRTRFIGMEPVRRQVILYNSGQLDLLVEEAVEQLDEVVVQADADRNVEAVTAGTDRIDSEESKDIPLVLGERNLLEVAASLPGISKAGEGATGLNVRGGRTDQNQFLLNHALVYNPTHFFGIFQALNPFVTESVDIYKGSIPVEFGGRLSAVFDIRTVDGDTLDLRGEGSVGPVTANLAFEIPVNKGRSSLVLGGRAAYSDWILRSVGEERLSGTEASFYDFIATYTDRINSRNQLKATAYYSKDRFSITRDSLVGYSNRAASVAWNHTFDERNLATFTLANSRYAFDIGFDGEANTDFDLGYSVEETELRAWNRFRMNKCHQLTYGLAAKYYRVNPGIRTPAGPDSDVEPTQIPREQALEGGLFLSDRFTVSDRLELEAGVRYSFFGALGPSRQREYPEGQPRDPGTATDTLSFGSGDFVKTYGGPEIRASARYLLAPELSLRAGYSNMYQYIHTLTNTTTVSPIDTWKLSDYNIRPQKSRQVSLGIFKNINEAEIEVSLEGYYKWSEDVLDFKTGARLLLNEEVETEVIQGEGQAYGLEFLIRRNRGRLNGWLGYTYSRTRVRFDSPYPSEQINDGEFFPANFDRPHDLSLVANYRFTRRYSLSMNFSYQTGRPVTYPVGQYYFNNSEYVLYSDRNKFRIPDYIRLDLGINIEGNHRKEKLAHSFWTISVYNVLGRSNPYSVYFVSEGGEVKALQSSIFAIPIPSITYNFKF, via the coding sequence ATGTCGGAAACCTTCCGTAGTGGGATCCCTTCTCAGGTTTACAGCCGCTTATTCCTGATTCTGGCAATTTGCATCCTGGCATCGGCCCCCGTCCGGGCGCAGCAGCCTCCGGATACGCTCCGCATGGACTTCGCCTTTACCGGGATGAAACCCGTCGATGCCCTGAAAGAGCTCTCCAGGCAACAGCAGCTTACCATCTTCTATGTAGCCGATTGGCTGCCGGATTCCCCCCTGAGCCGTTCCTACCGGGATGCCACGATGGGGGACATCCTCGACGACCTCCTGACGGGTACCGAACTCAATTATTTCCGGTACGACTCCCACACGATTGCCCTGACCCGCAATAGCCGGATTTACGACGAGTTGCCGGAGGGTTTTTTCGGAACGCCAATCGAACGCAGGCCGGAAAACGACGAACCCTCAAGGCCTCCGGCACCCCTGCCGATTTTTGTAAGCGAGGAAACCCAGCCGGAGGAAAGGCAGGTGGAAACCGTCCGTATCGGGAGGCAAACCCCCGGGCAGGCAGCGGATTTGTATACGCTCGAAGGATATGTCCGGGAACGGGAGTCCAGGATGCCGGTTGCGGATGTCGCCATCCTGATTACCAACCGGGGCCTGGGCACGGCTACCGATGCCAATGGGTATTACCGCCTGGAACTGCCCCCCGGTCTCCAGGAATTGCGGACGCGTTTTATCGGGATGGAACCGGTCCGCAGGCAGGTAATCCTATACAATAGCGGTCAGCTGGACCTGCTGGTGGAAGAAGCGGTGGAACAGCTCGACGAAGTGGTAGTGCAGGCCGACGCGGACCGGAACGTGGAGGCCGTAACGGCGGGAACAGACCGGATCGATTCCGAGGAGAGTAAGGATATTCCCCTGGTGCTGGGCGAACGCAACCTGCTCGAGGTTGCCGCTTCCCTGCCGGGGATTTCAAAAGCCGGGGAAGGCGCTACGGGGTTGAACGTCCGCGGCGGCCGTACCGATCAGAATCAGTTCCTGCTGAACCACGCACTGGTGTATAACCCCACGCATTTTTTCGGGATTTTCCAGGCACTCAACCCGTTTGTAACTGAGAGCGTGGATATTTACAAAGGGTCCATCCCAGTGGAATTCGGGGGCCGGCTCAGCGCCGTGTTCGATATCCGTACGGTAGACGGGGACACCCTGGACCTTCGGGGCGAGGGGTCAGTAGGCCCGGTTACGGCCAACCTGGCCTTTGAAATCCCCGTAAACAAGGGGCGCTCTTCCCTGGTCCTGGGCGGGCGGGCCGCCTATTCCGACTGGATCCTCCGATCTGTGGGGGAAGAGCGGCTGAGCGGCACAGAGGCTTCTTTCTATGATTTTATCGCCACCTACACAGACCGGATCAATTCCCGCAACCAATTGAAGGCCACGGCCTATTACAGCAAGGACCGCTTCAGCATTACGCGCGATTCCCTGGTGGGTTACAGCAACCGGGCTGCATCCGTTGCGTGGAACCATACCTTTGACGAGCGGAACCTGGCTACGTTTACGCTGGCCAACAGCCGCTACGCCTTCGACATCGGATTCGACGGGGAAGCCAACACGGATTTCGACCTGGGGTATTCGGTGGAGGAGACCGAACTCCGGGCGTGGAACCGATTCCGGATGAACAAGTGCCACCAACTCACCTACGGCCTGGCGGCCAAATACTATCGGGTCAACCCCGGGATCCGAACTCCGGCGGGGCCGGATTCCGACGTGGAACCCACGCAAATCCCCAGGGAGCAGGCATTGGAAGGGGGGCTTTTCCTCTCGGACCGGTTTACCGTAAGCGACCGCCTGGAACTGGAGGCCGGCGTGCGGTATTCCTTTTTCGGCGCATTGGGCCCGTCCCGGCAGCGGGAGTATCCCGAGGGCCAGCCCCGGGACCCGGGTACGGCCACAGACACGCTGTCCTTCGGGAGCGGGGATTTCGTCAAAACCTATGGGGGGCCGGAAATCCGCGCTTCGGCCCGTTACCTGCTGGCTCCCGAGCTCTCCCTGCGCGCGGGGTACAGCAACATGTACCAATACATCCATACGTTGACCAACACCACGACTGTTTCCCCCATCGATACCTGGAAACTCAGTGACTACAACATCCGCCCCCAGAAATCCCGGCAGGTGAGCCTCGGGATCTTTAAAAACATCAATGAAGCCGAGATCGAGGTAAGCCTGGAGGGTTATTACAAATGGTCGGAAGATGTACTGGACTTTAAAACCGGCGCCCGCCTGCTCCTGAATGAAGAAGTGGAAACCGAAGTGATTCAGGGGGAAGGGCAGGCCTATGGCCTGGAATTCCTCATACGCAGAAACCGGGGCAGGCTCAACGGCTGGCTGGGGTATACCTACAGCCGGACCCGGGTGCGCTTCGACAGCCCGTACCCTTCGGAGCAGATCAATGACGGGGAGTTTTTCCCGGCGAATTTCGACCGGCCCCACGACCTCAGCCTGGTGGCGAATTACCGTTTTACCCGCCGCTACAGCCTGTCGATGAACTTCTCCTACCAAACGGGCCGGCCGGTGACGTACCCGGTGGGTCAGTATTATTTCAATAACTCCGAATACGTGCTCTACAGCGACAGGAACAAATTCCGGATCCCGGACTATATCCGCCTGGACCTGGGCATCAATATTGAGGGGAACCACCGGAAGGAAAAGCTCGCCCACAGTTTCTGGACTATTTCCGTTTACAATGTTCTTGGGCGCAGCAACCCCTACTCGGTGTATTTTGTCTCGGAAGGCGGGGAGGTCAAAGCCCTGCAGAGTTCCATATTTGCTATACCGATCCCGTCCATCACCTATAATTTCAAGTTTTGA
- a CDS encoding penicillin acylase family protein: MKILRKFLKFLLALLVVLLVAGFFFVQHLKPEYSGTEKLPGLADSVRVDYDVFGIPHIFANSEADALRALGYVHAQDRLWQMELLRRVGRGGLSEVFGSRTLETDRFFLALGIDESSRETVASLNPGSPAAELTRAYLEGVNAFIANGPTPLEYYLTGLEKTPFTMVDVYNTIGYMAFSFAMAHKTDPFLTGIGEKLGGEYLREILEAPGTPTTRIPVYDSRDTLNRDTANTLALSVGGDIRRILEPLPMPMLEGSNSWVISGQRSKSGKVLFANDPHMGFSQPSVWYEAHISLSDYEKYGYHMAGLPFPLLGHNREVAYGMTMFENDDIDFYRETTDPADSMQYMRNDGWHRFQRIHKSIAVKDGDSVAFSYLRSNLGPVMNGVIDALGEQPPVSMSWTYTQGENRLLEALYGMSHASDIAGFEQAVGLIHAPGLNVMYGDARGNIAWWAAARLYRLPDSVQTKALLDGQSAGPGFSSPVEFRDNPKAINPPRGYVYSANNQPDSTGVGVIPGYYLPENRAKRIEALLEARTDWDAAGVADMLLDVTSPVDAAVIADLSRHLDITTLNDSQTECVDALNNWDANYGVEKQEALLYHRWVYHFLRETFADELGKDGFESLLQTHLVKKLIARMASRENSVWWDDVRTEDITETKTEIISRSFRMAMASVEADFGADSENWRWGSVHQLEIRHAMGSVPALGWLLNVGPRRVPGSREVINNLAFVYDSTGVYPVTSGPSTRRVIDFSDPAGSRSILPTGQSGNPFSPHYKDQATRFASGEYRPMLLDTEAIREASENTLRLIPE; this comes from the coding sequence TTGAAAATCCTCCGAAAATTTCTCAAATTCCTCCTTGCCCTCCTGGTGGTATTACTGGTGGCAGGCTTTTTCTTTGTCCAGCACCTGAAGCCGGAGTATTCCGGTACGGAGAAACTGCCCGGCCTGGCCGACTCGGTACGGGTGGATTACGATGTCTTTGGCATTCCGCATATTTTTGCCAATTCCGAAGCCGATGCGCTGCGGGCACTGGGTTATGTCCACGCCCAGGACCGCCTCTGGCAGATGGAACTCCTACGGCGCGTGGGGAGGGGCGGGTTATCGGAAGTGTTCGGTTCCCGCACCCTTGAAACCGACCGGTTTTTCTTGGCCCTCGGAATCGACGAATCGAGTCGGGAGACCGTGGCCAGCCTGAATCCGGGAAGTCCGGCCGCAGAACTCACCCGCGCCTATCTGGAAGGCGTAAATGCTTTTATAGCAAATGGACCGACTCCCCTTGAATACTACCTGACCGGGCTCGAGAAAACGCCTTTTACGATGGTGGATGTATACAACACCATCGGGTATATGGCATTTAGCTTTGCCATGGCCCACAAAACAGACCCCTTCCTGACCGGGATAGGGGAAAAGCTGGGCGGGGAGTACCTCCGGGAAATACTCGAAGCCCCCGGCACTCCCACCACCCGTATCCCGGTATACGACTCCCGGGATACCTTAAACAGGGATACAGCCAATACGCTGGCCTTGTCGGTAGGGGGAGATATCCGCCGAATCCTGGAACCCCTGCCTATGCCCATGCTGGAGGGCAGTAATTCCTGGGTAATCTCGGGCCAGCGCTCCAAGAGCGGTAAGGTGTTGTTTGCCAACGACCCGCACATGGGATTTTCGCAACCCTCCGTTTGGTATGAAGCCCATATTTCCCTGTCGGATTATGAAAAATACGGGTACCACATGGCCGGATTGCCGTTCCCGCTCCTGGGCCACAACCGGGAGGTCGCCTACGGGATGACCATGTTTGAGAATGACGATATCGATTTTTACCGGGAAACCACCGACCCGGCCGACAGCATGCAATATATGCGCAATGATGGCTGGCACCGGTTTCAGCGAATACATAAATCCATTGCGGTTAAGGATGGGGATTCGGTTGCCTTTTCCTATCTGCGATCTAACCTGGGGCCCGTAATGAACGGGGTGATCGACGCCCTGGGGGAGCAACCCCCGGTGTCCATGTCGTGGACCTACACCCAGGGGGAAAACCGTTTGCTGGAAGCCCTGTACGGTATGAGCCACGCCTCGGACATAGCGGGTTTTGAGCAGGCCGTAGGCCTTATTCACGCCCCGGGGCTGAATGTCATGTACGGGGATGCCCGCGGGAATATCGCCTGGTGGGCAGCCGCCCGCCTTTACCGGTTGCCGGATTCGGTCCAAACAAAGGCCCTTCTGGACGGGCAGTCTGCTGGCCCCGGATTCAGCAGCCCGGTGGAATTCCGGGATAATCCGAAGGCCATCAACCCGCCCCGGGGCTATGTCTATTCGGCAAACAACCAACCCGACAGCACAGGTGTGGGAGTCATTCCGGGCTATTACCTGCCGGAGAACCGGGCCAAGCGTATTGAGGCCTTGCTGGAGGCCCGAACCGACTGGGATGCAGCGGGCGTTGCGGACATGCTCCTGGATGTCACCTCCCCGGTAGATGCGGCCGTCATCGCCGACCTGTCCCGCCATCTGGATATTACCACCCTCAACGACAGCCAGACCGAATGCGTGGATGCCCTGAACAACTGGGATGCCAACTACGGTGTTGAAAAACAGGAAGCCTTGCTGTACCACCGGTGGGTGTACCACTTCCTGCGGGAAACGTTTGCCGACGAATTGGGAAAGGACGGGTTTGAATCGCTGTTGCAGACCCACCTGGTCAAGAAACTGATCGCCCGGATGGCATCTCGTGAAAATTCGGTTTGGTGGGACGATGTCCGGACGGAGGACATTACCGAGACAAAAACGGAGATCATTAGCCGTTCGTTCCGGATGGCCATGGCATCGGTAGAAGCGGATTTTGGCGCGGATTCTGAAAATTGGCGATGGGGCTCCGTCCACCAGCTGGAAATCCGGCACGCGATGGGAAGCGTCCCTGCCCTGGGGTGGCTGCTCAATGTGGGGCCCCGCAGGGTCCCCGGTTCCCGGGAGGTTATCAACAATCTGGCTTTTGTCTATGACTCCACCGGCGTCTATCCGGTTACTTCGGGGCCTTCCACCCGTCGGGTAATCGATTTTTCGGATCCGGCAGGGAGTAGGAGCATCCTGCCCACCGGGCAATCCGGAAACCCGTTCAGCCCGCACTATAAGGACCAGGCCACGCGTTTCGCCTCCGGGGAATACCGCCCCATGTTATTGGATACGGAGGCTATCCGGGAAGCCTCGGAAAACACGCTCAGACTGATTCCCGAATAA